The following are encoded in a window of Rosa chinensis cultivar Old Blush chromosome 4, RchiOBHm-V2, whole genome shotgun sequence genomic DNA:
- the LOC112197798 gene encoding cytochrome P450 CYP749A22, protein MTSKMIMMLRFLCLFLLLLVLIKVFYKLWWTPFRIQNLMILQGIKGPPYRLLYGNAKEIINMQKEAMSRPISLSHDIFSRVQPHIHSWTKSYGKNFLQWFGLQPVLVVTEPDLCKEILNNKDGVYPKPTPSVFVKKLFGDSLSMTEGKKWAKLRKLSNLAFHGESLKAMFPEMIASAEAMVERWKNHEGKEIDVFEEFRLLTSEVISRTAFGSSYLEGQNIFEMLMKLSVIVFRNLFKIRFPGMSKVFRTSDEIEADKLEKGIRASIMEIVKKREEKVTSREEESFGSDFLGLLLKAHHDTNDNQRISIDDLVEECKSLYFVGQETTNTLLSWTVFLLAQHPAWQEEARKEVLQLFGKQTPNSDGISKLKTMSMIINETLRLYPPANFLGREVARGVRLGKILVPANIELVIPTLALHHDPQLWGQDVALFKPERFSEGVAKATNDNMASFLPFGMGPRTCVGFNFASNEAKIALSMILQCYSFTLSPGYVHSPFQFLTLRPQYGVQVILHSL, encoded by the exons ATGACATCAAAGATGATAATGATGTTAAGGTTTCTCTgtctgtttcttcttctcttagttCTAATCAAGGTCTTTTACAAACTATGGTGGACTCCGTTTCGCATTCAGAATTTGATGATTCTGCAGGGAATCAAAGGTCCTCCTTACAGACTTCTCTATGGAAACGCCAAAGAAATCATCAACATGCAGAAGGAAGCCATGAGCAGACCCATAAGTCTATCACATGATATATTTTCTAGAGTTCAACCTCACATTCACTCATGGACCAAGAGCTATG GGAAGAATTTTCTTCAGTGGTTTGGTCTTCAACCAGTTTTGGTTGTTACAGAACCTGACTTGTGCAAAGAGATCCTCAATAACAAAGACGGAGTTTATCCAAAACCGACGCCTAGTGTCTTTGTGAAGAAGCTATTTGGAGATAGCCTTTCCATgacagaaggaaaaaaatggGCCAAGTTGAGAAAGCTGTCCAACCTTGCCTTCCATGGAGAGAGCTTAAAA GCTATGTTTCCAGAAATGATAGCTAGTGCCGAGGCGATGGTAGAAAGGTGGAAAAATCATGAAGGAAAAGAGATTGATGTGTTTGAAGAATTTAGATTGTTGACTTCAGAAGTGATTTCCAGGACAGCTTTTGGCAGCAGCTACTTAGAAGGACAAAACATTTTTGAAATGTTGATGAAGTTAAGCGTCATAGTATTCAGAAATCTTTTCAAGATCAGGTTTCCTGGTATGAG TAAGGTTTTTAGAACCAGTGACGAGATTGAAGCAGACAAGCTTGAGAAAGGAATACGTGCCTCCATAATGGAGATTgttaagaaaagagaagaaaaggtaaCCAGCAGGGAAGAAGAGAGCTTTGGAAGTGATTTTCTTGGCTTACTTTTGAAGGCTCATCATGACACCAATGACAACCAGAGGATTTCTATAGACGATTTGGTTGAAGAGTGCAAGTCGTTATACTTTGTTGGACAAGAGACAACTAATACTTTGCTTTCTTGGACTGTTTTTCTTCTGGCACAACATCCAGCTTGGCAAGAGGAAGCGAGAAAGGAGGTGCTGCAGTTATTTGGAAAGCAAACTCCCAATTCTGATGGCATTTCCAAACTCAAAACA ATGAGCATGATCATTAATGAGACTCTAAGGTTATATCCTCCTGCTAATTTTCTTGGAAGAGAAGTTGCAAGGGGAGTCAGACTGGGAAAAATCCTGGTTCCTGCAAATATTGAATTGGTTATCCCAACTCTAGCACTTCACCATGATCCTCAATTATGGGGACAAGACGTGGCACTTTTCAAACCAGAGCGATTCTCTGAAGGTGTTGCTAAAGCTACTAATGATAACATGGCTTCATTCTTACCCTTTGGAATGGGACCTAGAACGTGTGTGGGATTCAACTTTGCCTCCAATGAAGCAAAGATTGCTCTGTCAATGATTCTACAATGCTACTCATTTACCCTCTCCCCGGGTTATGTCCACTCACCTTTTCAGTTTCTTACGCTTCGTCCACAATATGGAGTTCAAGTAATACTGCACTCTCTGTGA